TCGATGGTCTGCCCCACCTGCTACTGTTACGACGTGGTGGATGAGCTGTCGCTGGACGCCCAAAGCGGGGTGAGAAAGCGCAGGTGGGATTCCTGCCTCTTCTGGGAGTATTCGCTCGTCGCCGGCGGACACAACTTCGCCGCCGAGAGATCCACCAGGATGAAAAAACGATATTATCACAAACTGAGGGTCTTCTCGGAGGAGTTCGGCAGGCCGGCTTGCGTCGGGTGTGGGAGATGCTCCCAGATGTGTGTCGCCGGGCTTAAGTTCCCGGATGTGATAGAAAAACTCAGGTCAACGGCATAGAAAGGGGGAGAAGGATGAGAGGTCACTCCGACAATCCGTTTGAGATATACCAGCCTTATCCGGCCAGGATAATCCGAATCCTGCCCCAGATAGAGGATCACAAGCTGTTCCAGATCCGCTTCGAGAAGGATGAGGTGGCGAAGAACTTCAGGCATAAGCCGGGGCAGTTTTTGATGTTGAGCGTCATAGGCACGGGGGAGGCGCCCTTTTCGATCGCATCTTCCCCCACGAGGCCCGAGACGGTCGAGGTATGTGTCAGGAAAATAGGCCGCGTCACGAACGCCCTCTTCGCCCTCGAGCCCAACTCGCTCATCGGGATAAGAGGCCCCTACGGCAACGGATTTCCCGTCGAGGAGATGGAGGGCAACAATCTGCTGCTTATAGCGGGGGGCCTTGGGATGGCGGCCTTGAGGTCGCTTCTGTGGTATGCCCTGGACAATAGGCC
This Candidatus Poribacteria bacterium DNA region includes the following protein-coding sequences:
- a CDS encoding FAD/NAD(P)-binding protein, with the protein product MRGHSDNPFEIYQPYPARIIRILPQIEDHKLFQIRFEKDEVAKNFRHKPGQFLMLSVIGTGEAPFSIASSPTRPETVEVCVRKIGRVTNALFALEPNSLIGIRGPYGNGFPVEEMEGNNLLLIAGGLGMAALRSLLWYALDNRPKFKDITLMYGAKTPDEMLFKYELISLLDQPDINCLLTVDTDPEGRWPAHVGVVTDLFDYLGEIDPDNTYAAVCGPPVMYKFVLKKLLDHNFSKDRILMSLERRMRCGVGKCGHCRIGHKYTCLDGPIFTYWDVINLPEVI